The following are encoded in a window of Peromyscus leucopus breed LL Stock unplaced genomic scaffold, UCI_PerLeu_2.1 scaffold_176, whole genome shotgun sequence genomic DNA:
- the LOC114691770 gene encoding eukaryotic translation initiation factor 2 subunit 2-like, translating into MSGDEMIFDPTMSKKKKKKKKPFMLDEEGDAQTEETQPSETKEVEPEPAEDKDVEADEEDSRKKDASDDLDDLNFFNQKKKKKKTKKIFDIDEAEEGVRDLKIESDAQEPAEPEDDLDIMLGNKKKKKKNVKFPDEDEILEKDEALEDEDSKKDDGISFSNQTGPAWAGSERDYTYEELLNRVFNIMREKNPDMVAGEKRKFVMKPPQVVRVGTKKTSFVNFTDICKLLHRQPKHLLAFLLAELGTSGSIDGNNQLVIKGRFQQKQIENVLRRYIKEYVTCHTCRSPDTILQKDTQLYFLQCETCHSRCSVASIKTGFQAVTGKRAQLRAKAN; encoded by the coding sequence ATGTCCGGGGACGAGATGATTTTTGATCCTACtatgagcaaaaagaaaaagaagaagaagaagcctttTATGTTAGATGAAGAAGGTGATGCCCAGACAGAAGAAACCCAGCCTTCAGAAACAAAAGAAGTGGAGCCAGAACCAGCTGAAGACAAAGATGTGGAAGCTGATGAAGAGGACAGTAGGAAAAAGGATGCTTCTGATGACTTAGATGACTTGAACTtctttaatcaaaagaaaaagaagaaaaaaacaaaaaagatatttgaTATTGATGAAGCTGAAGAAGGTGTAAGGGATCTTAAGATTGAAAGTGATGCTCAAGAGCCAGCTGAGCCAGAGGATGACCTGGATATTATGCttggcaataaaaagaaaaaaaagaagaatgtcaAATTCCCAGATGAAGATGAAATACTAGAAAAAGATGAAGCTTTAGAAGATGAAGACAGCAAAAAAGACGATGGCATTTCATTCAGTAACCAGACTGGGCCTGCTTGGGCAGGCTCAGAAAGAGACTACACATATGAGGAGTTGCTGAACCGAGTGTTCAACATCATGAGAGAAAAGAATCCAGATATGGTtgctggagagaagaggaaatttGTTATGAAACCTCCACAAGTTGTCCGAGTAGGAACCAAGAAAACTTCTTTTGTCAATTTTACAGATATCTGTAAACTATTACATCGTCAACCCAAACATCTCCTTGCATTTTTATTGGCAGAATTGGGTACAAGTGGTTCTATAGATGGTAATAACCAACTTGTAATCAAAGGAAGATTCCaacagaaacagatagaaaatgtcTTGAGAAGATATATCAAGGAATACGTCACTTGTCACACATGCCGATCACCGGACACGATCCTACAGAAGGACACCCAACTCTATTTCTTACAGTGTGAAACTTGTCATTCTCGATGCTCTGTTGCCAGTATCAAAACTGGCTTCCAGGCTGTCACGGGCAAGCGAGCACAGCTCCGTGCCAAAGCTAACTAA